From Cydia splendana chromosome 25, ilCydSple1.2, whole genome shotgun sequence:
AACTTATAACACCACTCTTTTTGCGTCGCGGGTTAATAATATCAGAGTTGAACGGACCTGCCACCTCAGGTACTTGTAGTCGGTGTGCCCCACATACAGGCTCTTGGTTGTGAACGCGTACGGCTGCACTTCTACATCGGCTCGAGTTATCTGAAACAATTATTCAATTAGGACGTGAAATGAAGAGGATAGACGCGGCACGCGCAAAGGTTAacgtagatggcgctgtattaACATGTTTTAGATatgcttaaccttttgaacgccaaacggcgcatccatttgccgtgcgactgacgccacgggggtaaaattcagttttgtgaataaataatgccaacctaaaagtggggtggttttcagtagtttttcatcaaaaaacgatcgacgtcaaaagccgtctttggcgtcgttgtcacgattttgcgttgacgtcaattgccgtctgtggcgttcaaaaggttaatccAAAGACAAGACAATTAACAAGAAACTACAGACTTTTGTTTGGTGAGTTTTTTAACCTTAACACATTTAACCTTTTCACCGCTAAAGACGTCAACAGACGCACGCGGACGTTCGTGCATTtccgacaaggttcacgatgacgcgccgcatGATAGGTGTGGCGCTCAAAGGGTTTAgaacaaattatatttaaaaactttaaccctttaccgggctgacatttcaaaagtgacaatcgaatgtcagtcttactcatagAAAATAGAAGACATGTTTGAGGTGCCGCATGTGgaaaatatatatcccttagcctggtaaactcggtggtctgatgccatacgcgacgctacgggcgtcaacatccaggggtcaatacagctggcccaagacaggggggtttggagagcggtggtgaagaactgcactcctgatggtcacgaccctcagccttgaggaaccgactaagaagagtagcctggtaaagggttaatgtacagtgcatggatagatgtcgaccgtaatgccttaatattacggttgaaacatcccCATgcccttttgaacgccagtgtacctacataaaagaCGTAGGTACTataggcggacttaatgccctAAACATTCTCTATCAGTCAACCATAGGACGAAACAGATATCCTATATTTCTCAATCAGAAATAAACATAACaagtgtattcatccttacgtgtcttatcatgtaaacaaacgtgACGTCAAAGTGTCATTCCAACAATACGATCCATAGACAATATAGACATCGTAATGTCAGGTGTTTTTGAGGTGATCCGTTTGTTACTGCgattattgatgaaaatcttattagaaattatatttttcagtggTTATTTGGTGGGGTTCAATACTGTGTAAATTTCTTTAAGTATACAACAaaattttaagtgatgattattgtgtaattccagagaaaagtgtgataatgtcttcgagaagcgtttgtttacatgataggacaagtacggatgaatacactttaatatgaatgaatgaatatttttattacgtGTAACATATGGACACATTTTTTATTAGTAGAGCTTACAAACTAAGGGGTTAGGAGGTACAGAAAAagttaaaacaaaacaacactGATGGGGGAATGCAACCCCTCACAGTGCAACAAGTAGGGACAGTCAACCCTGTCCGCTATCATGCGAAGGATGCTGTTGGGACTGccgcgcacgcgcacgcgcacgcgcacgcgcacACGGCGCACCAGGCGTGCCATGCTGCGCGCGCACGCCTGCTAGTATAGGAACAATCCACGCGCGCCGCCGCGAACATCCCTGATGCGCTACAGAAACGAGGCAGCCCCATCAACACACGGAGCGCATTATTATACTGGACCCTAAGGGCCCCATATGCCCGTTGCGTATACGCCGCCCGcagattaataatatatttggtCACCTTGTTGATGAAGCTGGACTTGCCGACGTTGGGGAAGCCGCAGATGATGATTGTCCGCGTGTACGGGTCGATGGACGGCAGACGGGCTAAATGCTGTCTGACCTGCGGACagacaatttaaataaataaatactcatTTACGAAActcatattttttataacacttcaaactgtcgcgttttgtacacattttaataaggacgtcagtctttccgtgaccacagcttgTGCAACTCAGCTAAAACGTCGAAAtgtaaggtaaaaacaatgaaattatatcgcggtagacccgttcgtgtaattaaatatttattttataaaaaaataatgcgaATTTTTATAACAACTCATTTGCGTTTCAAGCTGTTTAGCTGTGGAATGTCCTACCATAGGAAGCGAAAGCGTTGCCTGCCACCGGCGTTCAGAACAGACTTAGTCAGGTATATAAGTCTATTATCTCTTCATTATTATAGCCATGCCttaaagcattctctaccagtcaaccagcGAGTCAAACAGATGATTCCATGGTACTAACCTGTTCTAAATAAGCCAGGTTGGCCTGCTGTCTCTTCATGATGGTCGCCATGCGTCCGAGCGCAGCGCGTTTAAGTTGCTTGCAACGGTACAGTGAGTCACCATACTTGAGCAGGCGCACATAGTCTTTCGCTACACTGGAATTTCAAACAATCAACCGATCAAAAGGCAGTTGAGATGGAAATATTTTAGAGCTGCTATGGTATTATGCCCCTGCAAGATGGTTGGATTCCATTACACAAGCATGTGGTTCCATGTGGCAGCCCACATAGGCCTTGATTGCGTTAAATGGATGGACTATGTCCATGTTGGTCAAAATCCTTAGTCATGAGGGAacaccctttgaacgccacgcctagaAGCCTATCGTGCATGACGCGTCATTGTAAACCTTATAGAAATTCACGAAAATTGATATTGGTCTGTACCTTAATTTGTCAATCGCTTAGatatatcaaagagaatagatagtatagaggggtcctgtcatagtaaattttgtagtcacagtaaatttactgccatctatcggcacacgactaaaactcaaaatgaaaacgtataaaactatcgaaaaaatttatatataataatatacatatatggataaatgattttattctttttatatcattttgacccatggtcattcactgatacctatgtgttaaaattgctaaatataaaacggtgtcgtcacgccatctagccgaccataggccaaatcatctatccgagaatgactttttcttgatttccgaggcacgtttttttcttagactttattcatcttatacggagttacatatgtctttggatatatttacttttagagTAAGCGAAAGACTTAAAAATGCTAATAAATAGTAACCCTCCGGCAATTGATAGAAAATACTGTAAACTCACTTGTCAATGAGATGGCGAGCTGTGCTGAGCTGGCCCAGACCCAGTTTGTAGTGGTCCTTGTCGTACAGCACATTCATCAGGTCAGCGTAGTAAATACTGTAAACTCACTTGTCAATGAGATGGCGAGCTGTGTTGAGCTGGCCCAGACCCAGTTTGTAGTGGTCCTTGTCGTACAGCACATTCATCAGGTCAGCGTAGTAAATACTGTAACTCACTTGTCAATGAGATGGCGAGCTGTGTTGAGCTGGCCCAGACCCAGTTTGTAGTGGTCCTTGTCGTACAGCACATTCATCAGGTCAGCGTAGTAAATACTGTAAACTCACTTGTCAATGAGATGGCGAGCTGTGTTGAGCTGGCCCAGACCCAGTTTGTAGTGGTCCTTGTCGTACAGCACATTCATCAGGTCAGCGTAGAAAGGATGCACATCATCCAGCTTCGGAAATTCCTGCAGAACAAAATAAACCAGTTGTCAAGTGATAAGAgtcctattttatggaatataTGTGAATGGATAAGTGCTTTACAATGAGTAACTTACTTGATTGCCGAAACTACAGCTATTACAAACAATAATCTCCCTATATGGTCATTGCactagtttccgtccatgctctagttttcgtccacttggcAGATTAccaaataattatatttcatttgcgaaatatcatttttatgtagatagatgTATTGTTTAgacattaaggattgcaataagtccaaatttgtgaagcaatgtaggtttatattcgaatttcgtcaagtggacgaaaactggaactggacgaaaactagcgcaatgaccctattatAAATATGAAAGTAACTTTGTCTGCATGTCTGTTGTGtctttggggctattcataaattacatcatctcaaattaggggggggggggggtcattcgaagcatgatttttggatgatattaggggggggggggggggtgtcaaaaatcgatgacgtaatttatggacagcccctttatGCTTAAaccactgaattaatttaaatgaaatttggtCCAGAGACAAACTTTAAGGCATGGGGAAGTGTATATATTATGATactttttatcaatcatcaccATTCCATGCAGACAAGTCACTGGCAAAAGctggttttttttatgtatgatacTATGATGCTTGCAGtcttgtaggtatgtatttttggGCCTTACACAGTAACAAAGTATAAGTGTAAGTATATTTAGTTATTAGCATATTCAAACAATTATATTTAGATACTGAGTaggtgtttatttttatttttttgttgtatTTAAGTTATTGCTATTTaatctaaaacaaataaaagataaatagcaaaatatttaaatattgctAAATAATGTACAGACAAATTTCAAGTTCACCAAACTAAGATAATAGCCTccttatctttatttatcagtcgcaaaaaatgtataaatataagaagggaacattgtgcaacatgtcAATGGTAAACTTTGTACAAGCTCAAATCAATAAGTTATAACTGTATAATAACTTTTTACAAGTGTTTACTTAACTTGCATTGTAtgtatggggctgtccataaattacgtcatcgatttttgacgatttttgacccgcCCCCCCTatcatcatccaaaaatcatgcttcaaatgaccccatttcctcctacttcatgctaccgtcatccgatgtccagaccccccccccccccccctaatttgaaatgacgtaatttatgaatagcccctatgtacCTATGTCATTATGTTTGTAcaggtcaaatcttgcaagttaaatttgatcccaTTCCTGGTTTctgatgaagctgaaaatttgcatatatgtgtgtaagtcgggtgacaatgcaatattatggtagcCATAGGAGCTAAGTGATTAAACaatgcaacctaattgtgtttggggtttttagaattgtctcaatgagtattagttgtctgtggaaaaaaagtacagtcagcgataaaagctgtaccaataatgaaatttttgccaaaaacttattatataacataTTGTTGACAGTCACAAACCTGAATAATACGGGACAGTCTGTCGTGGAAGTTCTGTTGCGTAAATTTCACTTTTCTCATATAAAACCCACGTATCCGGGATATTTTATAATGCTTGTGCACCACTGTAGGAGTCTTCCTTTGTGTTTTTGACAAAATTATATCTATGAAGTCCTGTAAAACACAGAAAATAACACATTTTGAGGTTACTTTTAACACacgtaaatattatttaaaaatgatatATTTGAATATTTACCTTAGCCGTAGGGACTACCGCAATCTTTTTAAAGTTGTACAAACTCATTTTGTGGTTGTAGTGTTGTTATTTTCTAGTAAATATTAAATGGACTCGGAAAGAGTCCATCACACGTACAACACGTGTTTAAAAagaaagaaatgtcaaaatattgCGTCTCGATTATTGCTATTTAGTTGTCAGATTAAAAGTTACTAATTTtagtaatgtttattaaatattcttgctaaaaaaaataataaaaatggatatagtaataaaacttgtaaatgtcatcaatttaattaaaaaactatCGATATAACACAAACTCATAGGTATACCcaatcttttattttatttcatttgtgCAGTATCTAAACGCAACTGGACTAGCGTGTTGCCATATCTATGCTTAAAATTCCCTAAAACTTCCAATAAGtacaaatttacttaaattCTACTTTTGAATATATTTACAACGTTTTTTATCCGTCCAAATATTTGATTATATGAGTATAGTGCATAGAAACTTAAAGACATAAACTTTACTTGAAGATATTTGATGCTCAgtttttatgtaaattttgCTTCCAGGCAACTTCAAAAAGAGCTGTCATCGGAACTGCTCGTGCCGATAGGCCGTAAAAGGTTAAGAATTTAGACTTAATATTACCTAAAAATGTCGTAAATTTGATATTCCGTAAGGAAATTAACTAATTCGTCTCAGGAAACTACAGATAATACTTTCTATATCTTTATTACTTTCATGTAAGTATAACAATATTGCATCATTATTCATTTGTTTTCGCCgatatcaatattttttttccaattATTTTTTGATTATCTGAACCAAAACAGGCGTTTatatcttatctttatcttaaGTACGATTTTTCTTTACCACATATTACATTTCTGTAACGTATTTTGCATTAGCAGAGGATTTTACGTAAACTTCGTGTCTTCACAATTTCATAACATAGAATAACCATTTCGCGTTATCGAAATCACTAAAACCAGTCAGTGCTGTGTGTATTTGCAGGAGAAGTGAGCGCCGAAGCGTATAAAGCTCGAAAATGTACTCCAGACTCCACAATTGCGGTTGGAAAGGCATTCAAACCCGTCTGACGTCGTCAAAGAATTATAGCGCAAGTATATTGAAGAACAAAGAAAATTTCCATGGAAAAGTGTTGCCAGGAAAAGTTCTCCATGGATTTATGTGCAAAAATGTTGAATCTATTCCTGAATATAACATGACAGCATACTTGCTCACCCATGAGAAAACTAAAACGGAATATTTGCATTTAGAAAGAGATGACGCTAATAATGTGTTTTCAGTTGGGTTCCGAACTACACCTCTGGACTCTATGGGTACTCCACACATTTTAGAGCACACAGTTTTGTGTGGGTCAGAGAAGTATCCAGTTAGAGACCCATTTTTCAAAATGTTGAACAGATCCTTGGCTACATTTATGAATGCTTTAACCGGGCCAGATTATACATTTTATCCATTCTCATCACAGAATGAGGTTGACTATAGAAATCTCCAAAAAGTGTATTTAGATGCAGTATTCAAACCTAATTTACTAAGGTTAGATTTCTTGCAAGAAGGTTGGCGATTAGAGCACAGTAACTTGGAGGATAAAAGCTCTAGCTTAAACTTTAAAGGAGTTGTCTATAATGAGATGAAGGGAGCTTTCTCCGAGACTAATTCACTATTTGGTCAGAAGTTTATCAACACAATTCTTCCACAAGGTACATATGGATACGTATCCGGAGGAGACCCGCTGTGCATTCCAGAGTTAACTCATGAGCATTTAAAGAAATTCCACGCTACACATTACCACCCCAGCAATGCTAAAATATATTCCTATGGCAACTTTCCTCTAGAATCTAACTTGAAAATGCTGAGTGAGACATATTTGAACAACTATGAGTATTTAAATCCATCAAACACTTTAGTTCCGCCACAAGAAAGATGGAAACAGCCTAAACATGCTAACATAAGCTGCCGACTTGATCAATATGGGGGCCCTATTgaaaaacaaaaccaaattgCTATAGGCTTTGCTATGTCAGATATTACCAACATATTTGATACATTCATGCTTACTGCCTTAGCTGAACTGATAATGATTGGACCAAACTCTGCTTTTTACAAAAGCCTCATTGAGAAGAATATTTCTGGAGGTTATAACGGTCTTACAGGTTATGATAACCAAATAAGAGACACCTTATTGGTAGTTGGATTGAGGGATGTTGAAACTTCAAACTTTGGAAAAATAGAAGACATTGTTAATAAGACCATTCAAGAAATACATGAGAAGGGTTTTGAAAAGGATCACATTGAGAGTGTACTTCATGGTTTTGAGTTGTCCATTAAGCACCAATCTCCTAAATTTGGACTCAATCTACTTTTCAATTTGATGCCCATGTGGAACCACAATGGGTCCGTCCTAGATGCCCTCAAAATGAATGACTTGCTTAAAAAACTTAAGCAAAACTTGACAAAGCCAAGTTATATACAAGACACTATTGAGAAATATTTCCTTCAAAACAACCATAAACTAGTAATGACCATGCAACCTGATCCTAAATTTGATGATGTGTTTAATGAAGCTGAAATTAAACTGTTAAAGACCAAAACATCAGCTCTCACAGATGAAGATAAGAAATCTATATTTGAAGATGGAATAGCTCTTTCAAGAGCTCAGAAGAAAGAGCAGAATTTAGATGTCCTGCCGTGTCTGAAACTAGAAGAAATTACAGTGACCAAAACTGCTCCATATATCAAACACACCATGTCTGGAACAGTACCTTTGCAGCTATTAGAGGCAAATACCAATGGAGTCACCTATTTCAAAGGTGTACTTGGAACTGAGAGCCTCAACAAGAAACAGTTGGAAATGCTGCCTTTCTTCAACTATATTCTGGACAAGTTTGACACAAAATCTTACAACTACAGAGAGTTTGATCAATACATCAGCAAGTCTACATCAGGATTGACTGTCAACTGTCATATTACAGAGCATATTGACCAACCAGACCAATATGAACAAGGAACACTCATATCTAGTCATTGTCTTGATGAAAAtgtaccaaaaatgctggaTATATGGAATGAAATTTTCGCCAAACCAAACTTCAAGAACAAAGAGAGACTTGGCATGCTCTTGACAAACTACTGTTCTTCTTTGACTAGTGGAATCATTGACAGTGGACATGTGTACGCAATGCAGATGGCAAAATCTCTGGTGTCGTCTGTAGATCAATGCAAGGAGCAACTTCAGGGCATACAACATGTTATTAACATGCAAGAAGTTCAGAAGAAATACAAAATTGGCGACGTAGGAAATCTAATGGATGACATCGCGTCAAAAGTGTTAAATGGGAACAATCTCAGGGCAGCTTTCCATTATTGCAACACAAACACAAATGTCATCCCAGCTGTTGAAAAATTCTGCACAGAACTGTGCAAAGACTCCAAAGAGCTAAATCGAATTAACTGGATCGATTCAGAGAAAATGCCAGGAACGCAACGCGGGATACAAGTCCTCATGAATATCCCAGTCAATTTCTGCTCAAAAGTCATCCCAACCGTAGGATACACTCACCCAGACTATCCGAAATTACGTGTGCTATCCAAATTCTTGACCTCAAAATACCTACATCCCATAGTCAGAGAACAAAACGGCGCATATGGCGGAGGCGCTGCTCTATCCTTAGACGGAATCTTCAGCTATTACTCCTATAGAGACCCTAACTCCCGGACTACGTTTGACGTTTTCGACGAAACAGCAGATTGGATGGCCAAAAATTATTCCCTAGTCGACGATCAGAATTTATTTGAATCCAAACTGTCCATTCTCCAGCAAATGGACCAACCCGTTGCTGAATACATGAAGGGAATTGACCTGTTCCTCTTTGGATTGTCGTATGACATTTGGAAGACGCAAAGGGAGCGGGTTTTGGCGGTCAACGCCGAGGATTTGATT
This genomic window contains:
- the LOC134802994 gene encoding presequence protease, mitochondrial; translation: MYSRLHNCGWKGIQTRLTSSKNYSASILKNKENFHGKVLPGKVLHGFMCKNVESIPEYNMTAYLLTHEKTKTEYLHLERDDANNVFSVGFRTTPLDSMGTPHILEHTVLCGSEKYPVRDPFFKMLNRSLATFMNALTGPDYTFYPFSSQNEVDYRNLQKVYLDAVFKPNLLRLDFLQEGWRLEHSNLEDKSSSLNFKGVVYNEMKGAFSETNSLFGQKFINTILPQGTYGYVSGGDPLCIPELTHEHLKKFHATHYHPSNAKIYSYGNFPLESNLKMLSETYLNNYEYLNPSNTLVPPQERWKQPKHANISCRLDQYGGPIEKQNQIAIGFAMSDITNIFDTFMLTALAELIMIGPNSAFYKSLIEKNISGGYNGLTGYDNQIRDTLLVVGLRDVETSNFGKIEDIVNKTIQEIHEKGFEKDHIESVLHGFELSIKHQSPKFGLNLLFNLMPMWNHNGSVLDALKMNDLLKKLKQNLTKPSYIQDTIEKYFLQNNHKLVMTMQPDPKFDDVFNEAEIKLLKTKTSALTDEDKKSIFEDGIALSRAQKKEQNLDVLPCLKLEEITVTKTAPYIKHTMSGTVPLQLLEANTNGVTYFKGVLGTESLNKKQLEMLPFFNYILDKFDTKSYNYREFDQYISKSTSGLTVNCHITEHIDQPDQYEQGTLISSHCLDENVPKMLDIWNEIFAKPNFKNKERLGMLLTNYCSSLTSGIIDSGHVYAMQMAKSLVSSVDQCKEQLQGIQHVINMQEVQKKYKIGDVGNLMDDIASKVLNGNNLRAAFHYCNTNTNVIPAVEKFCTELCKDSKELNRINWIDSEKMPGTQRGIQVLMNIPVNFCSKVIPTVGYTHPDYPKLRVLSKFLTSKYLHPIVREQNGAYGGGAALSLDGIFSYYSYRDPNSRTTFDVFDETADWMAKNYSLVDDQNLFESKLSILQQMDQPVAEYMKGIDLFLFGLSYDIWKTQRERVLAVNAEDLIEVCQKYLTSDKWAGKCVIGEGAGQQIDKQGETWEKLSGPQQ